From the candidate division KSB1 bacterium genome, one window contains:
- a CDS encoding glycosyltransferase family 39 protein, whose translation MHRQNAAGFLVALMAGTGAVLRLINLGHLNFWGDESITALAVQGILEYGYPRFPSGMIYFRGLPTLYLCALSSLIWGMNEWALRLPSVLFSSGTIVLVYLLGRRLFSTQAGLLAAFLLTFSYWDFEFARHARMYAGFTFMFLLTLYAMYRGAVQGETFWYRVSLVCAGLTIFFHELGLTLALLYFALGIRAGGPLRTRLRLFGAALALLILAGLHFVVVQYGFDIPGARHGERDTPASTNLLSTFWSKFYGLLPARVFLDLWPIALLLILLVIWAKMRRIDTTMLLSRGWFLPVAVFFAACGRHLTLALLLIVVYLFFNGKGWHGLREPGVKLALALTAVMFIFWLAHGWRTGLAAEAGVTTLERLRALLKMQLGLPKLYFLGFLSTFPKMSLLVLAGLIWLFHAGRALTGTTAAHFISLAFVLPMLATGYIKTHWVEYRLNFHLNPLFVLLHAYVLGSVFAFVRANGLMTRRWQRALTGLLAAVAFLGLSEQLYPARLVNLLARTYGSPVDRRSAPGSHFRIMPDHVHPGEFVRRHQQQGDVIIAMDWLAQSYYAGHIDFWLRSDAFVPQTYRQGGNYFDIYTGTQVISNLTDLKTVIAQHAGRRIWVITASPYTEAELHISVEIMDFLRHHAPHVVFQGQDGKSLVYLFETASCSHVHAQKEFTTNSSGLPCLSPQQPWTAGKQ comes from the coding sequence ATGCACAGACAGAATGCAGCGGGATTTTTGGTGGCCCTGATGGCGGGCACAGGCGCGGTGCTGCGCTTGATCAATCTTGGGCATCTCAACTTTTGGGGAGACGAGTCCATCACCGCCCTGGCAGTACAGGGCATCCTGGAATACGGTTATCCGCGTTTTCCCTCGGGTATGATTTACTTTCGCGGGCTGCCCACGCTGTATTTGTGCGCCCTGTCTTCGCTGATTTGGGGAATGAATGAGTGGGCCCTGCGCCTGCCCAGCGTCCTGTTCAGCAGCGGCACGATCGTGCTCGTTTACCTGCTGGGCAGGCGCCTGTTCTCCACCCAAGCCGGATTGCTCGCCGCCTTTCTGCTGACTTTTTCCTATTGGGATTTCGAATTCGCGCGGCATGCCCGGATGTATGCGGGCTTTACCTTCATGTTTCTGCTCACCCTCTATGCCATGTACCGCGGCGCGGTGCAGGGTGAAACCTTCTGGTATCGCGTCAGTCTGGTGTGCGCCGGCCTGACGATCTTCTTTCACGAGTTGGGCCTCACCCTGGCGTTGCTGTATTTCGCCCTGGGCATCCGTGCCGGAGGGCCGCTGCGCACGCGCCTGCGCCTGTTTGGCGCGGCTCTGGCGTTGCTGATATTGGCGGGTTTGCATTTTGTCGTGGTGCAATACGGCTTTGACATTCCCGGCGCGCGGCACGGTGAGCGCGACACGCCCGCTTCCACCAACCTGCTCAGCACTTTTTGGAGCAAGTTCTATGGGCTGTTGCCCGCCCGGGTCTTCCTGGACTTGTGGCCGATAGCGTTGCTGCTGATCTTGCTGGTCATTTGGGCAAAAATGCGGCGCATCGACACAACGATGCTTTTGTCCAGGGGTTGGTTCCTGCCGGTGGCAGTGTTTTTTGCCGCCTGCGGCCGGCACTTGACACTGGCACTTCTGCTGATTGTCGTTTATTTGTTTTTCAACGGCAAGGGCTGGCACGGTTTGCGGGAGCCGGGCGTCAAGCTGGCACTCGCCCTAACTGCCGTGATGTTCATTTTCTGGCTGGCGCACGGCTGGCGCACGGGTTTGGCTGCTGAGGCCGGAGTCACGACTCTGGAACGGCTGCGTGCCCTGCTCAAGATGCAGCTTGGACTGCCCAAGCTTTATTTTCTCGGTTTTTTGTCCACCTTCCCGAAGATGTCCCTGTTGGTGCTGGCCGGGCTGATCTGGTTGTTTCATGCCGGTCGCGCGCTGACCGGCACAACGGCCGCGCATTTCATCTCTCTGGCTTTCGTTTTGCCGATGCTGGCCACGGGGTATATCAAGACCCATTGGGTGGAATATCGTCTGAATTTCCATCTCAATCCGCTGTTCGTGTTGCTTCATGCTTACGTTTTGGGGAGCGTGTTCGCATTTGTCCGCGCAAATGGGTTAATGACCCGGCGCTGGCAGCGTGCGTTAACCGGTCTCCTGGCGGCAGTAGCATTTCTTGGGCTCAGTGAGCAATTGTATCCCGCGCGGCTGGTCAATCTGCTGGCCCGCACTTATGGCAGTCCGGTTGACCGCCGCTCCGCACCCGGCTCGCATTTTCGCATCATGCCGGATCACGTGCACCCCGGCGAATTTGTCCGGCGCCACCAACAGCAGGGAGATGTCATCATCGCGATGGATTGGCTGGCGCAAAGCTACTACGCCGGTCATATTGATTTCTGGCTGCGCTCCGACGCCTTCGTGCCGCAAACGTATCGCCAGGGCGGGAATTATTTCGATATCTATACCGGGACCCAGGTGATTTCAAATCTCACCGACCTGAAAACCGTAATCGCACAGCACGCCGGGCGGCGCATTTGGGTCATCACGGCCTCGCCCTACACTGAAGCCGAACTGCACATCTCCGTCGAAATCATGGACTTTCTGCGCCACCATGCGCCGCACGTGGTGTTTCAGGGCCAGGACGGCAAGTCGCTGGTCTATCTGTTTGAGACGGCTTCCTGCAGCCACGTCCACGCGCAGAAAGAGTTTACAACAAACTCCAGCGGGCTGCCCTGCCTCAGTCCGCAACAACCGTGGACTGCAGGTAAGCAATAG